From Solwaraspora sp. WMMD1047, the proteins below share one genomic window:
- a CDS encoding 4-hydroxybenzoate 3-monooxygenase: MRTQVGIVGAGPAGLMLSHLLHLAGIDSVVIERRSREYVQKRVRAGVLEQGSVDLLVGSGVGERLLREGARHEGIELRFDGESHRVPMTELTGRAITVYGQQEVIKDLIAARLAAGGQLLFEVDDVVLRDLDSEEPSIRFRHEGRDVELHCDFVAGCDGSHGVSRGFVPDGVFTTYEREYPFAWLGILAAAPPAVHELIYANHERGFALYSLRSPEISRLYLQVAADTDIAEWPDDRIWSELRTRLETVPDWTLNEGPILEKGVTPMRSFVVEPMQWKRLFLAGDAVHIVPPTGAKGMNLALADVALLAKAFGAWYDGGQDELLATYSRDALRRVWRAQHFSWWMTSMLHRLPDQDPYERQLQRSALRYVTSSKAYATSLAENYVGLPEV; this comes from the coding sequence ATGCGCACCCAGGTCGGAATCGTCGGGGCCGGACCGGCCGGGCTGATGCTGTCGCACCTGCTGCACCTGGCCGGGATCGACTCGGTGGTGATCGAGCGGCGGTCCCGGGAGTACGTGCAGAAGCGGGTCCGGGCCGGTGTCCTGGAGCAGGGCTCGGTGGACCTGCTGGTGGGCAGCGGCGTGGGTGAGCGGTTGCTCCGCGAGGGCGCCCGGCACGAGGGCATCGAGCTGCGCTTCGACGGGGAGTCACACCGGGTGCCGATGACCGAGCTGACCGGCCGGGCGATCACCGTCTACGGGCAGCAGGAGGTGATCAAGGATCTGATCGCCGCCCGGCTGGCGGCCGGCGGCCAGCTCCTGTTCGAGGTCGACGACGTCGTCCTGCGGGACCTGGACAGCGAGGAACCATCGATCCGGTTCCGGCACGAGGGCCGGGACGTGGAGCTGCACTGCGACTTCGTGGCCGGCTGCGACGGGTCGCACGGGGTCAGCCGGGGGTTCGTGCCGGACGGGGTGTTCACCACCTACGAGCGTGAGTATCCGTTCGCCTGGCTCGGCATCCTCGCCGCCGCGCCACCGGCCGTGCACGAGCTGATCTACGCCAACCACGAGCGCGGCTTCGCGCTGTACAGCCTGCGCTCACCGGAGATCTCCCGGCTCTACCTGCAGGTCGCCGCTGACACCGACATCGCCGAGTGGCCGGACGACCGGATCTGGTCGGAGCTGCGCACCCGACTGGAGACGGTGCCCGACTGGACGCTCAACGAGGGGCCGATCCTGGAGAAGGGCGTGACCCCGATGCGCAGCTTCGTGGTCGAGCCCATGCAGTGGAAGCGGCTCTTCCTCGCCGGCGACGCGGTGCACATCGTGCCCCCCACCGGGGCCAAGGGGATGAACCTGGCGCTGGCCGACGTCGCCCTGCTCGCCAAGGCGTTCGGCGCCTGGTACGACGGCGGCCAGGACGAGCTGCTGGCGACCTACTCCCGCGACGCGCTGCGCCGGGTCTGGCGGGCCCAGCACTTCTCCTGGTGGATGACGTCGATGCTGCACCGGCTGCCCGACCAGGACCCGTACGAGCGCCAACTGCAGCGCTCGGCGTTGCGGTACGTGACCTCCTCGAAGGCGTACGCGACGAGCCTCGCCGAGAACTACGTGGGGCTGCCCGAGGTGTGA